The following are encoded together in the Pseudomonas sediminis genome:
- a CDS encoding putative bifunctional diguanylate cyclase/phosphodiesterase: MARAQSKNAAVPAKQVLLVVDDRMENLEAMQALLEDGEWLLRCASSGEEALRCLLEEDVGLVLLDVQMPGMDGFEVARLMRGNPRTRLTPIIFVSAIAQTHDAVLRGYSTGAVDFMLKPFDPSVLRHKIQSLLEHEHNRCELQTLSQQLERARAFNASVLANAAEGILVVGEDGRIQFANPAMAQMLDGEVGDLEGVDLLSFLKNPASEGGWQQSEFYLHFKREATYRVHEAMLRTLKGGCLPVALSCSPLPRPQRAMVLIALDMSVVRNLHAQLESQAVTDALTGLLNRRGFHQALESVLARIERSGQRVAVLYLDLDGFKRINDSLGHDVGDQLLRRVGEQLKACLRPYDSLARIGGDEFTALLDNLGHPEDAAKVAEKLIELVSVRHTLDGVDFTLGASVGIACFPECGQSVEGLLRSADMAMYEAKRAGRQQYRFFSPEMNGRARSRLMLEESLRHAIENDDFVLVYQPQFHLDSGRLRGFEALLRWQHRVAGTVAPNVFIPLLEETRLINRLGEWIFREGARQLAVFKQQFGEDMVLSLNVSPVQFGMPQLVTDLQRVLDAHGLKPSQLEVEVTESALMQDLELTQAQLRHLRELGVKIAIDDFGTGYSSLAYLRHFELDTLKIDRLFISNMLDSPRDAAVVSTIIDLGHHLGLEVIAEGVETQAQREWLTQHHCSIMQGFLVAPGVPPSSAMQVPALLDWSKLPLSSP, from the coding sequence ATGGCCCGGGCGCAGAGTAAGAACGCCGCTGTACCCGCCAAGCAGGTTCTGCTGGTGGTGGATGACCGTATGGAGAACCTCGAGGCCATGCAGGCGCTGCTCGAGGATGGCGAGTGGCTGCTGCGTTGCGCCAGCTCTGGTGAAGAGGCCCTGCGCTGTCTGCTCGAAGAAGATGTCGGGCTGGTGCTGCTCGACGTGCAGATGCCGGGTATGGATGGCTTCGAAGTCGCCCGCCTGATGCGTGGCAACCCGCGTACGCGATTGACGCCAATCATCTTCGTATCCGCCATCGCCCAGACCCACGATGCCGTATTGCGTGGTTATAGCACCGGTGCCGTGGACTTCATGCTCAAGCCCTTCGACCCCAGTGTGTTGCGCCACAAGATTCAGAGCCTGCTGGAGCACGAGCATAATCGCTGTGAATTGCAGACTCTTTCCCAGCAGCTTGAGCGCGCCAGGGCATTCAACGCCTCGGTGCTGGCCAATGCCGCCGAGGGTATTCTGGTGGTCGGCGAGGATGGTCGCATTCAGTTCGCCAACCCCGCGATGGCGCAGATGCTCGATGGCGAGGTAGGTGATCTTGAGGGCGTCGATCTGCTGTCGTTTCTCAAGAATCCAGCCAGCGAAGGCGGCTGGCAGCAGTCCGAGTTCTACCTGCACTTCAAGCGCGAGGCGACCTATCGCGTGCACGAAGCGATGTTGCGCACGCTCAAGGGTGGTTGCCTGCCTGTGGCGCTGTCCTGCTCACCACTGCCGCGGCCGCAACGTGCGATGGTGCTGATCGCGCTGGATATGTCGGTGGTGCGTAATCTGCACGCGCAACTGGAGTCACAGGCGGTCACTGACGCGCTGACCGGCCTGCTCAATCGTCGCGGCTTTCATCAGGCACTGGAGTCGGTGTTGGCGCGTATCGAGCGCAGCGGTCAGCGCGTCGCGGTGTTGTACCTGGACCTGGACGGTTTCAAGCGCATCAATGACTCGCTCGGCCATGATGTCGGCGATCAGTTGCTGCGCCGTGTCGGTGAGCAGCTCAAGGCCTGCTTGCGTCCCTATGACAGCCTGGCGCGCATCGGTGGTGACGAATTCACCGCGCTGCTGGACAACCTCGGCCACCCCGAGGACGCCGCCAAGGTCGCGGAGAAGTTGATCGAGCTGGTCTCGGTGCGACACACCCTCGATGGTGTGGACTTCACCCTCGGCGCCAGCGTTGGCATCGCCTGCTTTCCTGAATGCGGGCAGAGCGTGGAGGGCCTGCTGCGTTCCGCCGACATGGCGATGTATGAAGCCAAACGCGCCGGTCGCCAGCAATACCGCTTCTTCTCACCGGAGATGAACGGGCGTGCGCGTTCGCGGCTGATGCTCGAAGAAAGCCTGCGTCACGCCATCGAGAACGATGACTTCGTACTGGTTTATCAGCCGCAGTTCCATCTGGATAGCGGACGTCTGCGCGGCTTTGAAGCCTTGCTACGCTGGCAGCATCGCGTCGCCGGTACCGTGGCGCCGAACGTGTTCATTCCGCTGCTCGAAGAAACCCGCCTGATCAACCGTCTCGGCGAATGGATCTTCCGTGAGGGCGCCAGGCAGTTGGCCGTGTTCAAGCAACAGTTCGGTGAGGACATGGTGCTCAGCCTCAACGTCAGCCCGGTGCAGTTCGGCATGCCGCAACTGGTGACCGATCTACAGCGTGTACTCGACGCTCACGGTCTGAAGCCCAGCCAACTGGAGGTGGAAGTTACCGAGAGCGCGCTGATGCAGGATCTGGAGCTGACGCAGGCGCAGTTACGTCATCTGCGCGAGCTGGGGGTGAAGATTGCCATCGATGATTTCGGCACCGGCTATTCATCATTGGCGTACCTGCGTCACTTCGAACTCGATACGCTGAAGATCGACCGTCTCTTCATTTCCAACATGCTCGACTCACCCCGTGATGCGGCGGTGGTCAGTACCATCATCGATCTCGGCCATCACCTAGGTCTGGAGGTCATCGCCGAAGGCGTCGAAACCCAGGCGCAGCGTGAGTGGTTGACGCAACACCACTGCAGCATCATGCAGGGTTTCCTGGTGGCGCCAGGCGTGCCGCCCAGCAGCGCGATGCAGGTGCCGGCGCTGCTGGATTGGAGCAAGTTGCCCCTGTCGTCCCCCTGA
- a CDS encoding OmpA family protein: MKTRRNLIAATALMAMLAGCTTNPYTGESQAGKAGVYGGIGAATGAVIGAATSSKKDRAKGALIGAAVGGAAGGGYGYYVDTQEAKLRQTLQGTGVQVQRNGDDLKLIMPGNITFGSNSADISSSFYPTLNSLVLVFKEFDKNGVNIVGHTDSTGSQELNQSLSQRRAQSVANYLTANGVPGQRISAYGAGPSQPIASNTTDAGRAQNRRVEINLRPL; the protein is encoded by the coding sequence ATGAAGACCAGACGTAATCTGATCGCAGCAACTGCGCTCATGGCCATGCTGGCTGGCTGCACCACCAACCCCTATACCGGCGAAAGTCAGGCTGGCAAAGCCGGCGTCTACGGTGGCATCGGCGCGGCCACCGGCGCCGTGATCGGCGCTGCGACCTCGAGCAAGAAAGACCGCGCTAAGGGGGCACTGATCGGTGCGGCTGTTGGTGGCGCTGCCGGCGGTGGTTATGGCTATTACGTCGACACCCAGGAAGCCAAGCTGCGTCAGACCCTGCAGGGCACTGGTGTACAGGTACAACGTAATGGCGATGATCTGAAACTGATCATGCCGGGCAATATCACTTTCGGTAGCAACTCGGCGGATATCTCCAGCAGTTTCTACCCGACCCTCAACTCGCTGGTGCTGGTATTCAAGGAGTTCGACAAGAACGGCGTGAACATCGTCGGTCATACCGACAGCACCGGTTCGCAAGAGCTGAACCAGAGTCTGTCGCAGCGTCGCGCCCAGAGCGTGGCCAACTACCTGACCGCCAACGGCGTACCGGGTCAGCGCATCTCTGCCTATGGTGCAGGTCCGAGCCAGCCGATTGCCAGCAACACCACCGATGCTGGCCGTGCGCAGAACCGTCGCGTCGAGATCAACCTGCGTCCGCTCTAA
- a CDS encoding acyltransferase — translation MLHFLPAPLRGLIASLLLALNTLFWCWPLFFVALLKLLLPFAPIQRALRFVMHGIAESWIGVNKFWMRLVGHIEWNVQGLERFDTRHSYLVTSNHQSWADILVLQYLLNRHMPLLKFFLKQELIWVPVIGLCWWALEFPFMKRFSKEYLAKYPEKRGQDLATTRKACARYKTNPVAVFNFLEGTRLTPAKHAQQQSPFKHLLKPKAGGIAFVLDAMGEQLHAIVNVTIHYPHGVPGFWDLLCGRLDAVQVTFRQVDIPREFIGRNYDQDDDYRRAFQQWVNRLWEEKDAELANLHSSA, via the coding sequence ATGCTGCACTTTCTTCCCGCGCCGCTGCGTGGCCTGATCGCGAGCCTGCTGTTGGCTCTCAACACCCTGTTCTGGTGCTGGCCGCTGTTCTTCGTCGCTCTGCTCAAACTGCTGCTGCCATTCGCGCCGATCCAACGCGCACTGCGCTTCGTCATGCACGGGATCGCCGAGAGCTGGATCGGCGTCAACAAATTCTGGATGCGCCTGGTTGGCCATATCGAATGGAATGTCCAGGGCCTGGAGCGCTTCGATACTCGTCACTCCTACCTGGTCACCAGCAACCACCAGAGCTGGGCGGATATCCTGGTGCTGCAGTACCTGCTCAACCGACATATGCCGCTGCTGAAGTTCTTCCTCAAACAGGAGCTGATCTGGGTGCCGGTGATCGGCCTATGCTGGTGGGCGCTGGAGTTTCCCTTCATGAAGCGCTTCAGCAAGGAATACCTGGCCAAGTATCCGGAGAAGCGCGGCCAGGACCTGGCCACCACCCGCAAAGCCTGCGCGCGTTACAAGACCAACCCCGTGGCGGTGTTCAACTTCCTCGAGGGCACCCGCCTGACCCCGGCCAAGCATGCGCAGCAGCAGTCGCCTTTCAAGCACCTGCTCAAACCCAAGGCTGGCGGCATCGCCTTCGTGCTTGATGCCATGGGTGAACAGCTGCACGCCATCGTCAACGTCACCATCCACTATCCGCATGGCGTCCCAGGCTTCTGGGACTTGCTCTGTGGGCGCCTGGATGCCGTGCAGGTGACTTTCAGGCAGGTCGATATTCCGCGCGAGTTCATCGGCCGTAACTACGATCAGGATGACGACTACCGCCGGGCCTTCCAGCAATGGGTCAATCGTCTATGGGAAGAGAAGGACGCGGAGCTCGCCAACCTGCACAGTTCGGCGTAA
- a CDS encoding response regulator, whose product MDDRAVERPPRPWTPLLAALGLFIGLGGLIYWQWNTLQEREREDSQHRFALEAQDIGQRVMARMQAYEMVLRGVSGLMNGSDRVSPIEWERALDQLQLQDRYPGIQAVAWSRYLSHSQLDDFRAELKADERLDYQVFPEGEREYYLPIDYVSPLDWRNRRVLGFDMLSEAIRLQAIERSLESGDASLSGPVVLRQEIDVNVQQGVLLFLPVFRPGVPLNTVEQRRAALLGTVHGAFRSHDLIEGILGGQARRFDILLRDLQASDAQLRGGEPHANGWKPRFQKNMELPLYGRTWDLEVIGTPEYERGLVDRTGTLGLWAGLAATLLLSILVGGFLHQRERKLQISERAAVALREREERFRLLVERLPVATLLCDDRGRIEMANRSAAELFDCPLNALPGETVLRVLPNIDSPKDLQAQLAESDERMVRTLRGESLPVSISLNPLHEGSSYLINLVDLRARKVAEERFRLVVEASPNAIVLVDGLGRIAMVNRQTELLFGYERQVLLGEPVEMLLPDAQRGSHLAMRRGYQAMPEQRRMGSNRELFGQHREGRMIPLEVGLSPIRSGDENLVQAVIIDISERKAAEQKLREQAEQLLLANRYKSEFLANMSHELRTPLNSILILSDQLRQNLAGNLAEKQSKHADIVHRAGSDLLQLINDVLDLAKVESGRMQLKLEPINMQDVLVELDASLRPMAELKGLRLHTQLEAGVPRVIHTDRVRLHQILRNLLSNALKFTDQGEVTLTVGSQGRQDDEGELLSFSVRDTGIGIDPAQHEQVFQAFQQIDGSTSRRFGGTGLGLAITRQLVLALDGDISLQSAPGQGSTFTVRLPVQAGPLSVEAPVEGPQRAGDGPPLLIVEDDANFAAVIAEEAHSHGFSSVHCRTGLQALGLLQQESFNAVILDILLPDLSGWQLFRRLRAQPNHRHTPVHIISCVPQPVGWNDDGTRYLVKPIGRDELEQVFIELQHGEQHEQALLLVEDVEVEREHYREQLTELGFHVVACADGEQAREAYAQGQFCALVIDLDLPDQDGFALLDSLNQVRPLQGTRVVINTGVDVTQQTLQRLRRYSAVVVRKHGDDTDALCQAVQGFLGDVRAPQPAQARLNPLQGKLILLVDDDVRNVYALTALLDEVGLRVSSAKDGIEAIATYQREPFDLILMDMAMPNMDGYTATRLLKQEHGCVIPIIALTAHAMKGDREKSITAGADDYMAKPIKRDELLALLERWLGMPTIPSPGDGLT is encoded by the coding sequence ATGGACGACAGAGCTGTCGAGCGGCCGCCAAGGCCCTGGACACCGCTGCTGGCTGCACTTGGCCTGTTTATCGGGCTGGGTGGGTTGATTTATTGGCAGTGGAATACCCTGCAGGAACGTGAGCGGGAAGATAGTCAGCATCGCTTTGCGCTTGAGGCGCAGGATATTGGTCAGCGAGTGATGGCGCGCATGCAGGCTTATGAAATGGTCCTGCGTGGCGTTTCGGGGCTGATGAACGGGAGTGACCGGGTTTCTCCCATTGAGTGGGAGCGGGCACTGGATCAGCTGCAATTGCAGGATCGTTATCCGGGAATACAGGCCGTCGCCTGGTCGCGCTACCTGAGCCACTCGCAGTTGGACGATTTTCGAGCCGAGCTGAAAGCGGATGAGCGCCTCGACTATCAGGTGTTTCCCGAGGGGGAGCGCGAGTACTACTTGCCCATCGATTACGTCAGTCCTCTGGATTGGCGTAACCGGCGCGTACTTGGTTTCGACATGCTCAGCGAGGCGATCCGCCTTCAGGCCATCGAGCGCAGCCTTGAGAGCGGTGATGCCAGCCTGAGTGGGCCGGTGGTGTTACGCCAGGAAATCGATGTCAACGTGCAGCAGGGTGTGCTGCTGTTTCTTCCGGTCTTTCGTCCTGGCGTGCCACTCAATACGGTTGAGCAGCGTCGCGCTGCGCTGCTGGGAACAGTGCATGGCGCGTTTCGTAGCCACGATTTGATCGAGGGCATCCTGGGTGGTCAGGCACGGCGTTTCGACATTCTGCTGAGGGATCTGCAGGCATCGGATGCTCAGTTGCGGGGCGGCGAACCCCATGCTAACGGCTGGAAGCCGCGTTTTCAGAAGAACATGGAGTTGCCGCTGTACGGCCGTACCTGGGACTTGGAGGTCATCGGCACACCCGAGTACGAGCGCGGTCTGGTCGATCGTACCGGTACGCTCGGACTCTGGGCTGGTTTGGCGGCGACACTGCTTCTGTCCATTCTGGTCGGCGGTTTTCTCCATCAGCGCGAGCGCAAACTGCAGATCAGTGAGCGGGCTGCCGTGGCCCTGCGCGAGCGCGAAGAGCGCTTTCGTCTGTTGGTCGAACGGCTGCCGGTGGCGACTCTGCTCTGTGATGACAGGGGGCGCATCGAAATGGCCAATCGCAGCGCCGCCGAGCTGTTCGATTGCCCGCTCAATGCCTTACCGGGTGAGACCGTGTTGCGCGTCCTGCCCAATATCGATTCACCGAAAGACTTGCAGGCACAGTTGGCCGAGAGTGACGAGCGCATGGTGCGGACGCTGCGCGGCGAGTCGCTTCCGGTCAGCATCAGCCTCAATCCGCTGCACGAAGGCAGTAGCTACCTGATCAACCTGGTGGACCTGCGTGCGCGCAAGGTGGCCGAGGAGCGCTTCCGGTTGGTGGTCGAGGCCTCGCCCAATGCCATCGTGCTGGTCGATGGCCTGGGACGCATTGCCATGGTCAATCGGCAGACCGAGCTGCTGTTCGGCTACGAGCGTCAGGTGCTGCTCGGCGAACCGGTGGAAATGTTGCTGCCCGACGCGCAGCGTGGCAGCCATTTAGCAATGCGGCGGGGCTATCAGGCGATGCCCGAGCAGCGCCGCATGGGCAGCAATCGTGAACTGTTCGGTCAGCATCGTGAGGGTCGCATGATTCCTCTGGAGGTTGGTTTGTCACCCATTCGCAGTGGCGACGAGAACCTGGTGCAGGCGGTGATCATCGACATCAGCGAGCGCAAGGCTGCCGAGCAGAAACTGCGTGAGCAGGCCGAACAACTGCTGTTGGCCAACCGCTACAAGTCCGAGTTTCTCGCCAACATGTCCCATGAGCTGCGCACGCCGCTCAACAGTATCCTCATTCTCAGTGACCAGCTGCGGCAGAACCTGGCGGGAAATCTGGCCGAGAAGCAGAGCAAACATGCTGATATCGTGCACCGCGCTGGCAGTGATCTGCTGCAACTGATCAACGATGTACTCGACCTGGCCAAGGTTGAGTCGGGGCGCATGCAGCTAAAGCTCGAGCCGATCAACATGCAGGACGTGCTGGTGGAACTCGATGCCAGCCTGCGGCCGATGGCCGAGCTCAAGGGCTTGCGTCTGCACACCCAGCTGGAGGCCGGGGTACCACGCGTCATTCACACCGACCGCGTGCGCCTGCATCAGATACTGCGCAATCTGCTGTCCAACGCGCTGAAGTTCACCGACCAGGGCGAGGTCACCCTGACTGTCGGTAGCCAGGGGCGCCAAGATGATGAGGGCGAGTTGCTGAGTTTCAGCGTGCGTGACACCGGTATCGGTATCGACCCTGCGCAACATGAACAGGTGTTCCAAGCCTTTCAACAGATCGACGGCTCCACCAGTCGGCGTTTCGGCGGCACTGGGCTGGGGCTGGCCATCACCCGTCAGCTGGTGCTGGCTCTGGATGGCGATATCAGCCTGCAAAGTGCGCCGGGGCAGGGGTCTACCTTCACCGTCAGGTTGCCGGTGCAGGCTGGACCGCTTAGCGTCGAGGCCCCGGTGGAGGGGCCGCAGCGCGCAGGTGACGGCCCGCCGCTGCTGATCGTCGAGGACGATGCCAATTTTGCTGCGGTGATTGCCGAGGAGGCTCACTCCCATGGGTTTTCCAGCGTGCATTGCCGTACTGGTCTGCAGGCATTGGGGCTGTTGCAGCAGGAGTCGTTCAACGCGGTGATCCTCGACATCCTGCTGCCTGATCTGAGTGGCTGGCAGCTGTTCCGTCGTCTGCGCGCCCAGCCGAACCATCGGCATACGCCGGTGCACATCATTTCCTGTGTACCGCAACCGGTGGGTTGGAACGATGATGGCACTCGCTATCTGGTCAAACCCATCGGCCGTGATGAACTGGAGCAGGTGTTCATCGAGTTGCAGCACGGTGAACAACACGAGCAGGCATTGCTGTTGGTGGAGGATGTCGAGGTAGAGCGCGAGCACTACCGCGAGCAACTGACGGAGCTGGGCTTCCACGTCGTCGCCTGCGCCGATGGCGAGCAGGCGCGCGAGGCTTATGCGCAGGGGCAGTTCTGCGCGCTGGTGATCGATCTCGACCTGCCGGATCAGGATGGTTTCGCTCTGCTGGACAGCCTCAACCAGGTGCGCCCGTTGCAGGGCACGCGCGTGGTGATCAATACCGGTGTGGACGTCACGCAACAGACCCTGCAGCGCCTGCGCCGCTACAGCGCCGTGGTGGTGCGCAAGCATGGTGATGACACCGATGCGCTATGCCAGGCGGTACAGGGCTTCCTCGGTGATGTGCGTGCGCCGCAACCGGCCCAGGCACGGCTCAATCCGTTGCAGGGAAAACTTATCCTGCTGGTGGATGACGATGTGCGTAACGTCTATGCGCTGACGGCGTTGCTGGATGAAGTGGGGCTGCGCGTCAGTTCCGCCAAGGACGGCATCGAGGCCATTGCCACTTACCAGCGTGAGCCGTTCGACTTGATCCTCATGGATATGGCCATGCCCAACATGGACGGCTATACCGCCACGCGCCTACTCAAGCAGGAGCATGGATGCGTCATCCCGATCATCGCGCTTACCGCTCATGCCATGAAGGGTGACCGCGAGAAGAGCATCACCGCAGGCGCGGATGACTACATGGCCAAGCCGATCAAACGCGATGAGCTGCTGGCATTGCTGGAGCGCTGGCTGGGTATGCCGACCATACCTTCGCCTGGCGATGGGCTAACCTGA